In Amycolatopsis sp. EV170708-02-1, the following are encoded in one genomic region:
- a CDS encoding MFS transporter translates to MSAEPHSSLLDAVKGQPKQVWITAFAAVIAFMGIGLVDPILLSIAEGLKATPSEVTLLFSSYLGVQAVAMLVTGAMSARFGAKRTVVVGLTLVVVATALCAASGSIEQLIGLRAIWGLGNAFFIATALSVIVGAATGGQAGAILLYEAALGVGLAVGPLLGALLGSISWRGPFLGTSLLMLCGLVLCSIFLTADAKEKRPKIRLLDPFRALKHGGLLRTSIGSALYTAAFFVVLAWSPFVLEWSAVAVGLIFCGWGLSVAVAGVVLAPKLAAKLGERHATVVAVFGYAVLLLVMAIPSKPVLVVGIILSGLVSGLLNTLFTGTAMSISGAPRPVASAGYNFCRWLGGAVAATVVGHLAEWFGAKQAPFVIAAILCVLAGALLTIREKSADPHTIPAEAVLVGEEM, encoded by the coding sequence ATGAGCGCTGAGCCGCACTCGAGCCTGTTGGACGCCGTCAAGGGACAGCCCAAACAGGTCTGGATCACCGCGTTCGCCGCGGTCATCGCGTTCATGGGCATCGGGCTGGTCGACCCGATCCTGCTGTCGATCGCGGAAGGCCTGAAGGCGACGCCGTCCGAAGTGACGCTGCTGTTCTCCAGCTACCTCGGCGTCCAGGCGGTCGCCATGCTGGTGACCGGCGCGATGAGCGCCCGGTTCGGGGCCAAGCGGACCGTGGTCGTCGGGCTGACGCTGGTCGTCGTCGCCACCGCGCTGTGCGCCGCGTCCGGGTCGATCGAGCAGCTCATCGGGCTGCGCGCGATCTGGGGCCTCGGCAACGCCTTCTTCATCGCGACCGCGCTTTCGGTGATCGTCGGCGCCGCGACCGGCGGCCAGGCAGGCGCGATCCTGCTGTACGAAGCCGCGCTCGGGGTCGGTCTCGCGGTCGGCCCGCTGCTGGGTGCCCTGCTCGGCAGCATCTCGTGGCGCGGCCCGTTCCTCGGCACTTCGCTGCTGATGCTGTGCGGTCTCGTGCTGTGCTCGATCTTCCTGACCGCCGACGCGAAGGAGAAGCGGCCGAAGATCCGCCTGCTCGACCCGTTCCGCGCGCTGAAACACGGCGGGTTGCTGCGCACTTCGATCGGTTCCGCGCTGTACACGGCCGCGTTCTTCGTGGTGCTGGCCTGGTCGCCGTTCGTGCTGGAGTGGAGCGCCGTCGCCGTCGGCCTCATCTTCTGCGGCTGGGGCCTTTCGGTCGCCGTCGCGGGTGTGGTGCTGGCGCCGAAGCTGGCCGCGAAGCTCGGCGAGCGGCACGCGACCGTGGTCGCCGTCTTCGGTTACGCCGTCCTGCTGCTGGTCATGGCGATCCCGAGCAAGCCCGTGCTGGTGGTCGGCATCATCCTGTCCGGTCTGGTGTCCGGCCTGCTCAACACGCTCTTCACCGGTACGGCGATGTCGATCAGCGGCGCACCGCGCCCGGTCGCGAGCGCCGGGTACAACTTCTGCCGCTGGCTCGGCGGCGCGGTCGCCGCGACCGTCGTCGGTCACCTGGCCGAGTGGTTCGGCGCCAAGCAGGCGCCGTTCGTGATCGCCGCGATCCTGTGCGTGCTGGCCGGCGCCCTGCTGACGATCCGCGAGAAGTCCGCCGATCCGCACACGATTCCGGCCGAGGCCGTCCTCGTGGGCGAGGAGATGTAA